From the genome of Pelobacter propionicus DSM 2379, one region includes:
- a CDS encoding enoyl ACP reductase FabMG family protein, whose protein sequence is MTEYRAMQELPDVAGYGAGDVLVLAGELFGRGYANGLLDEARRIGMTVIGMTVGRRDSDGTLRPLTAEELATAEANLGGTIINVPLEAGFDMESVDGQPSIAELLKKARPDDWSSITIGADVIEKARAAGTARFRAALRQIVQQLDGMIPASANVLIAHTMAGGIPRARVFMPLLNRVFKGTGDKYLASADFWNSDLGRLCDASFNEVTADTFRYLIEETAPLRERAVAAGGRVNYSAYGYHGTEVLVGGEYLWQSYTPYVQGWAKIRLEDVAKEASEKGITAAVFNCPEILTNSSALFLGVEISLYPLLSAIRASIGDGAEPLFQRCRSLLKEGETLEVMLERADAYLSSPVVAPMLDYASWPHHNTKEQAELMLAASAELMGMHTDQKQLVCAELSRVVFRSTGRLILHGSWNPPASAVWLTHPVIARLLADTLGQGIL, encoded by the coding sequence CTGGATACGGGGCTGGAGACGTGCTGGTGCTGGCGGGCGAACTCTTTGGCCGCGGCTATGCCAATGGTTTGCTGGATGAGGCCAGGCGCATCGGCATGACCGTGATCGGCATGACCGTGGGACGGCGCGACTCCGATGGCACGCTGCGCCCCCTGACTGCCGAAGAACTGGCAACTGCCGAGGCCAACCTGGGGGGCACGATCATCAACGTGCCGCTGGAAGCCGGCTTCGACATGGAGTCGGTTGACGGCCAACCCTCCATCGCCGAACTGCTCAAGAAGGCCAGGCCCGATGACTGGAGTTCCATCACCATTGGCGCCGATGTGATCGAGAAGGCCAGGGCGGCCGGTACGGCCCGTTTCCGCGCCGCGTTGCGACAGATCGTTCAGCAGCTGGACGGCATGATCCCTGCCAGCGCCAACGTCCTGATCGCCCATACCATGGCGGGGGGGATCCCGCGGGCGCGTGTCTTCATGCCGCTGCTCAACCGGGTCTTCAAGGGGACCGGCGACAAATACCTGGCATCGGCTGATTTCTGGAACAGCGATCTGGGCCGGCTCTGCGACGCCAGTTTCAACGAGGTGACCGCGGATACCTTCCGCTACCTGATCGAGGAGACCGCCCCCCTGCGTGAGCGCGCTGTTGCTGCCGGTGGCCGGGTCAACTACTCCGCCTATGGCTACCATGGTACCGAGGTGCTGGTGGGGGGGGAGTATCTCTGGCAGTCCTATACCCCCTATGTTCAGGGGTGGGCAAAGATCCGCCTGGAGGATGTGGCCAAGGAAGCCTCTGAAAAGGGGATCACGGCTGCGGTGTTCAACTGCCCCGAGATTCTGACCAACTCCAGCGCCCTCTTCCTGGGGGTGGAGATCTCGCTTTACCCGCTGCTCAGCGCCATCCGCGCCAGCATAGGCGATGGGGCCGAGCCTCTCTTCCAGCGTTGCCGGTCCCTGCTCAAGGAGGGGGAAACCCTGGAGGTGATGCTGGAGCGGGCCGACGCCTACCTGTCGTCGCCGGTGGTTGCACCCATGCTGGACTATGCCTCCTGGCCGCACCACAACACCAAAGAGCAGGCCGAGCTGATGCTGGCCGCGTCGGCCGAACTGATGGGGATGCATACCGACCAGAAGCAGTTGGTCTGCGCCGAGCTGTCCCGGGTCGTCTTCCGCTCCACCGGCAGGCTGATTCTGCACGGGTCGTGGAATCCGCCCGCTTCTGCGGTCTGGCTGACCCACCCCGTCATTGCACGATTGCTTGCCGACACGCTCGGGCAGGGCATCCTGTAG